Below is a window of Phenylobacterium koreense DNA.
TCCGAGCTCAAAACTCATCCCCCGTCTCAACTTCACGCCAGGCTCCGTCGTAGGCCGATGAAATCCTGGACGTCCTCTGACATCGCCGTGACGCCATCCCGCTCAACGGGCAAGTCTCAGATCCTGCAGGTGCTTGGCGCCGAGTCCTGAAAGATCCAGCCCGCTCGGCCGTTGGAACAGGCGCAGTGAAAAGGCTGGCATGGTAGCGATCAGGTGATCGAATATATCGCCCTGGATCTGCTCATAATCGGCCCAGGCGGTGGTTGCGGTGAAGCAGTAGATTTCCAGCGGCAAGCCAGCTTCGGTCGGCGCGAGTCGCCTGACGATGAGGGTCATATCTTTAGAGATGTCCGGCAGACTTTTCAGATAGGCCAGCACATACGCCCGGAAGGCGCCGACATTCGTCGGCCTGCGGGCGTTGACCTGGTCGACCGCCCATCCGGGCCGGGCCGAGTTCCAGGCATCGATTTCCCGCGTCTCGTCGTCGAGATAATCCTTCAGTACGGCGATCCGGCTGAGGTCGGCTCGCTCGGATGTCTCAAGAAACCTGGAACTTTCGGGCCTCGCCTCTCGTCAACGCAGCGACAAGGACCGCCGGCAGGTGAGGCTGCAGATCACGCCCAAAGGGCTGAGCGTGCTCGAGGCAGCGCCCGATCTCCTGCAGCAACAGTTCAGCGAGCGTTTTGCGCGACTGCCGAGTTGGGAACAGGCGATGATCTTGGCGTCGCTTGAGCGGCTGGGCGCTATGCTGGGCGCCGGCGATATGGACGCTGCGCCCCTCCTTGACGCCGGAGCCATCGACCGGCGCGATCCAGGTTAGAGCCTCACTCTGGCCGATGATCACGAAAAGAAGGACGTTCCGGAGGGCGTCACGGGGTCGCTCCCCTCATCAGACCGCCTGCGCGGCCGTTTAAGCGGTCTGCTCATTCGCCCCGGGCCCGCTGCTGAGGAAACCATGACGCCGCGGCGGGACGCGGACCTATGAGACGACCCGCATCCAGGAAGAACTCGACGGCTCAAGTGGCTGCGCCGCAGTTCGACCAGGCCAAATCACGATAACGATCAATGGCCTCGCCAAGCGACTTGGCGCTGGGCCCCCGCCTCAGGACGTCGCGCGACACAGACGGGAGGACACGACCGCGAGCTCTTGCGAACTTGCGGCCGACTTCCTGCAACTCAGCTCCCTGCGCGCCGACGCCCGGCGCAAGGATCAGCGTGTGCGGGAGCCGCTCAAGCAGCTTCGTGGACTCCCAGCCGATCGTGGCGCCCACGACGGCCCCTACAGCTCCAGCCATCCTGGTGTGCGCGGCGACCACGTCGTCGGCGAGCGCCTCGGTGAGCGTCCGTCCATCATCAAGCCGCGCGGACTGCAAGGCGCGCCCCTCGGGATTGGAAGAGCGGACGACGACGAACACCATCGAGCCGGAGGCGGCGGCTTGGTCGAAGACTGGATGCAACGCCTCGAAACCGAGATATGCGTTTACGGTCATCGCATCGCCGCCAAAGCCGCTGCCTTCGCCCAGCATGGCGGCTGCATAGCCCATCATGGTGCCGGCGACATCGCCCCGCTTGGCGTCGATCAGGCTTAGAACGCCTTGTTCACGTAGGCGCTGGCAGACCTCGGCGAGCT
It encodes the following:
- the pyrF gene encoding orotidine-5'-phosphate decarboxylase; its protein translation is MQTFAERFADLAQRRSPLCVGLDPSEDVFAHWGLPSDAAGLRRFCDVVLDAVSDRVAVVKPQAAFFERFGPPGMTQLAEVCQRLREQGVLSLIDAKRGDVAGTMMGYAAAMLGEGSGFGGDAMTVNAYLGFEALHPVFDQAAASGSMVFVVVRSSNPEGRALQSARLDDGRTLTEALADDVVAAHTRMAGAVGAVVGATIGWESTKLLERLPHTLILAPGVGAQGAELQEVGRKFARARGRVLPSVSRDVLRRGPSAKSLGEAIDRYRDLAWSNCGAAT